In Cydia amplana chromosome 13, ilCydAmpl1.1, whole genome shotgun sequence, a single genomic region encodes these proteins:
- the LOC134653509 gene encoding UDP-glucosyltransferase 2-like, whose product MGKYVLSYFLATLFVADCYRILGIFPSLDRNNYLTYRGLFRELATREHEVTLITHFQLPNPPASYKEVLLSDQQVYKGLSYESVIVNEVSRVPFETLVSTKTGNDDCKKLMNNNQVLHMIKARPRFDVVLVESYNSDCGIALAANLSAPYIAFNPQPVQAWQYNRLGINFNSASVPLASLPYGKDPWYFDRLKSYVLYHITNWVYYVGSQVTDHVYLYKYLGDDLPSLESMAANASLVFVNTHQSVFGGVARPDNVIDIGGIHVNPPKVLPTEIERFINEAEHGVIYVNLGSTTKESTMPAEKLSELLSTFNKLPLRVLWKWDGGSIENLPRNVMTMRWFPQYDILKHENVKAFISHAGILSTVEALDAGIPVVAVPLFGDQYGNAAALQDAGVATAVSYQDLTKEYLLNAINEVLDPVTQQHAKFLSRVWHDRPMSPLETAIYWTEYVARYNGAPNLQATSVNKPWYQQLQLDVLAFIALVVYVMSYVLRKIVGALCCCCSNAETISAEAEERRTKRVKFE is encoded by the exons ATGGGAAAATACGTTCTCTCCTATTTCCTTGCGACCCTATTCGTTGCCGACTGTTACAGAATCCTCGGCATATTCCCATCGTTGGACCGGAATAATTATCTGACTTACCGTGGTTTGTTTAGAGAGTTAGCTACACGCGAGCATGAAGTGACTCTGATTACACATTTCCAACTCCCCAACCCACCAGCCTCGTATAAAGAAGTGCTGTTAAGTGATCAACAAGTGTATAAAGGATTATCTTATGAATCTGTGATCGTGAATGAAGTGTCGCGAGTGCCGTTCGAAACACTTGTGTCGACTAAGACTGGCAACGACGACTGCAAGAAGCTAATGAATAACAATCAAGTACTGCACATGATAAAGGCGCGACCTCGCTTCGACGTCGTTTTAGTGGAGTCGTATAACAGCGACTGTGGCATAGCATTGGCTGCCAATCTGAGCGCTCCGTACATCGCTTTCAATCCTCAGCCCGTCCAAGCGTGGCAGTACAACAGGCTCGGAATCAATTTCAATTCCGCATCCGTACCTTTAGCTAGCCTTCCGTATGGAAAGGATCCTTGGTACTTTGACAGATTGAAAAGCTATGTTCTATATCACATTACCAATTGGGTGTACTACGTTGGATCGCAAGTGACAGATCACGTATATTTGTACAAGTATTTGGGGGATGATTTGCCTAGTTTGGAGAGCATGGCGGCGAATGCCAGTTTGGTGTTTGTAAACACGCATCAGTCAGTGTTTGGCGGTGTTGCCAGGCCTGATAACGTTATTGATATCGGTGGCATTCATGTAAATCCGCCTAAAGTATTACCAACT GAAATTGAAAGATTCATAAACGAAGCGGAGCACGGCGTTATATACGTAAACTTGGGCTCCACAACCAAGGAGTCGACGATGCCAGCTGAAAAACTAAGTGAACTGTTATCAACATTCAATAAATTGCCTTTAAGAGTACTTTGGAAATGGGACGGAGGCAGTATTGAAAATTTGCCAAGAAACGTGATGACTATGAGATGGTTCCCGCAGTACGACATTTTAA AACATGAAAACGTCAAGGCGTTCATTTCTCACGCCGGTATCCTCAGCACAGTAGAAGCACTCGACGCCGGTATACCAGTGGTGGCTGTCCCTCTCTTCGGGGACCAGTATGGCAACGCGGCAGCTCTCCAGGACGCTGGGGTGGCTACCGCCGTCTCTTACCAGGATTTGACGAAGGAGTACCTCTTGAACGCTATCAATGAGGTCTTGGATCCCGT TACCCAGCAGCACGCTAAGTTCCTGTCCAGAGTATGGCACGACCGTCCAATGTCGCCTCTAGAAACCGCAATATACTGGACAGAGTACGTCGCTCGATACAACGGCGCGCCGAACCTCCAAGCGACATCTGTGAACAAACCTTGGTACCAGCAACTACAGCTAGACGTCTTGGCTTTCATAGCTTTAGTAGTGTATGTTATGAGCTACGTTTTGCGCAAAATCGTTGGAGCGCTCTGCTGCTGCTGTTCCAATGCCGAGACAATCAGCGCTGAGGCGGAGGAAAGGAGAACTAAACGTGTCAAGTTCGAATGA
- the LOC134653720 gene encoding brachyurin-like, which produces MFSNMILTSLVMLMPVVTNSFVINYKAFPLNIGVYDYHRNIGIPLAEKIQKHESEISMQRITGGLMTEIDDVPYQAGLIISVLNNLSICGGSIISATTVLTAAHCYADGSATAEAILVVLGSNQLFFGGTRIDAVDVVAHAGFNPVTAENDIAVIRVPSVVFSSQIQPVALPSGEVNMDFTGYQALASGYGMTSDDEDIELLQTVSSVTVPVISNTECAEVYGGFILSQHICTSGVGAKGTCGGDSGGPLVVDLDSRTVLIGITSFGAEFCTLSYASAYVRVTEFLDWISTQITQI; this is translated from the exons ATGTTCAGCAACATGATACTCACTTCACTGGTCATGTTAATGCCTGTGGTAACAAATTCTTTCGTGATAAATTACAAGGCATTTCCATTAAACATTGGTGTATATGATTATCATCGAAATATCGGCATACCACTGGCTGAGAAGATACAGAAGCATGAAAGTGAAATCAGCATGCAGCGGATTACTGGCGGATTAATGACAGAAATCGATGACGTGCCTTATCAG GCAGGTCTCATCATCTCAGTCCTCAACAATCTTTCTATCTGTGGTGGCTCCATAATTTCCGCCACTACAGTCCTCACGGCTGCCCACTGCTATGCTGACGGCAGTGCAACAGCTGAAGCCATACTGGTTGTCCTGGGCTCCAACCAACTGTTTTTTGGAGGCACAAGAATAGATGCAGTAGACGTGGTAGCGCATGCTGGATTCAATCCCGTAACGGCAGAAAATGATATCGCCGTTATACGAGTGCCAAGTGTCGTATTTTCTT CGCAGATCCAACCGGTTGCCCTTCCTTCGGGCGAAGTAAATATGGATTTCACTGGATACCAGGCACTCGCCTCCGGCTACGGGATGACAAGCGACG ATGAGGACATAGAGTTACTCCAAACTGTTAGTTCAGTGACAGTTCCTGTGATCAGTAACACAGAATGTGCAGAAGTATACGGAGGTTTCATCCTAAGCCAGCACATCTGCACGAGCGGTGTGGGTGCCAAGGGTACATGTGGTGGAGACTCTGGGGGCCCGTTGGTAGTAGACCTCGACTCCAGGACCGTTTTG ATTGGCATAACGTCTTTCGGAGCCGAGTTCTGCACGTTATCATATGCGTCCGCCTATGTCCGAGTAACCGAGTTCTTGGATTGGATATCAACACAGATTACACAGATATAA